A window of the Cutaneotrichosporon cavernicola HIS019 DNA, chromosome: 6 genome harbors these coding sequences:
- a CDS encoding uncharacterized protein (Oxidoreductase family, C-terminal alpha/beta domain), with product MAPLRVSILGTGLSLQAFHYPLITALPELYVLHSVMERSARGKAQEVCGKDIKVVKTIAEVVEDPEVDVVVVSTPNNTHYPFAKAALEHGKHVMVEKPVTPTVAEAEELTALAKSKNLVFCVYQNRRWDADFLTLKKVLAEGKLGPVHEFHSRFDRYRPLPADHKPGSWKELPGQHNEAIYNLGSHVIDQAINLFGVPDSLVCRNYDERGLGLDEAFEMTLLYPPQPGAKCPLAVHVGASVLASTPKQLRYLVKGINGSFEKFGLDPQEPFLREGKKVHDPGFGEEGEDAWATVSVCTDSKWTTEKRPSEKGWYPAIYENMFEAITSGDTSRLAVQPEQAIWTMRIIEMGNTSSREGRFIDVQKEARK from the exons ATGGCACCTCTCCGTGTTTCGATCCTCGGCACCGGCCTGTCGCTGCAGGCGTTCCACTACCCGCTCATCACCGCGCTGCCGGAACTCTATGTCCTCCACTCAGTGATGGAGCGCAGTGCGCGCGGTAAAGCGCAGGAGGTTTGCGGAAAGGATATCAAGGTCGTCAAGACTATTGCAGAGGTCGTGGAGGACCCCGAGGTTGATGTGGTTGTTGTTAGCACGCCCAATAACACGCACTACCCCTTCGCTAAGGCAGCGCTCGAGCATGGCAAGCATG TCATGGTCGAGAAGCCCGTTACGCCTACCGTtgctgaggctgaggagctCACAGCTCTCGCAAAGAGCAAGAACCTTGTGTTTTGCGTGTACCAGAACCGCCGGTGGGACGCTGATTTCCTGACCCTCAAGAAGGTTCTCGCGGAGGGAAAG cttGGTCCAGTCCACGAGTTCCACTCCCGCTTCGACCGCTACCGCCCTCTTCCAGCCGACCACAAGCCAGGAAGCTGGAAGGAGCTTCCCGGTCAGCACAACGAGGCGATCTACAACCTCGGCTCACACGTTATCGACCAAGCGATCAACCTCTTCGGTGTCCCCGACAGCCTCGTGTGCAGGAACTacgacgagcgcggcctGGGCCTCGATGAGGCCTTCGAAATGACCCTCCTGTACCCTCCGCAGCCCGGGGCCAAGTGCCCCTTGGCGGTCCATGTCGGTGCGTCCGTTCTCGCAAGCACGCCCAAGCAGCTGCGCTacctcgtcaagggcaTCAACGGGAGCTTTGAAAAGTTTGGTCTGGACCCGCAGGAACCATTCCTGCGCGAGGGGAAGAAAGTACACGACCCGGGATTcggggaagagggcgaggacgcgtgGGCGACTGTGAGCGTTTGCACCGACAGCAAGTGGACTACCGAGAAGCGCCCGAGCGAGAAGGGATGGTACCCTGCCATCTACGAGAACATGTTCGAGGCTATTACCAGCGGCGACACGTCCCGCCTGGCTGTGCAGCCCGAACAGGCTATTTGGACGATGCGCATTATTGAGATGGGCAACACTTCTAGTCGCGAGGGGCGCTTCATTGACGtccagaaggaggcgaggaagtAG
- the DAL2 gene encoding uncharacterized protein (Ureidoglycolate lyase) encodes MSPVAAPAPAAVARPTKVTESTANPRAEELTYESFRPFGAVVQGWEGTERSPQGIHVMVANQGTAFKFHRLAQLPQNAAITHERRVPSTTSANVRNGTPVRVTNLDRSTETKVYLPQGRGVAPGTKGLSAGACYLVVVGESPNNLKAFLATSAQGVCFAPNTYHAVIVLNEAIDFAIVAAAGTTSTAADLNVDVPAHKFAPVPPLIPTAEVDTPPVPLGVALNPIPITEELWAPYGELIGSAGTKTSPITNTYPADQDGARTTVGLFRATPKAGLHRGQLFNVSFLERHIYTSQAFIPLGKDNLSGVGEAPLTAGGTFLVVVADNGPDDRPDPKTLKAFIMENGTGLNYRAGVWHHPVLTLDACLDLACIETQVSTGEFGKTYEPDCELIEYDPPIGQINVPTRPTL; translated from the exons ATGTCGCCTGTCGCtgctcccgctcccgccgccgtcgcgcgcccgACCAAGGTCACTG aaTCGACCGCCAACCcacgcgccgaggagctcacgTACGAGTCCTTCCGGCCCTTTGGCGCAGTCGTACAGGGCTGGGAGGGCACGGAGCGCTCGCCACAGGGCATTCACGTTATGGTTGCGAACCAGGGCACGGCGTTCAAGttccaccgcctcgcccagctccCCCAGAACGCGGCGATTACACACGAGCGCCGCGttccctccaccacctccgccAATGTGCGTAACGGCACCCCGGTCCGCGTGACGAACCTCGACCGCTCCACAGAGACCAAGGTGTACCTCCCCCAGGGCCGCGGCGTCGCTCCTGGCACCAAGGGACtcagcgccggcgcgtgCTACCTCGTGGTCGTCGGAGAGAGCCCCAACAACCTCAAGGCGTTCCTCGCGACTTCGGCGCAGGGTGTCTGCTTCGCCCCCAACACCTACCACGCCGTGATCGTACTAAACGAGGCTATCGACTTTGCcatcgtcgcggcggccggcACTACATCTACTGCTGCCGACTTGAATGTAGACGTGCCTGCGCACAAGTTTGCACCAGTTCCCCCTCTCATTCCGACCGCGGAAGTGGATACGCCTCCCGTTCCCCTCGGTGTTGCGCTCAACCCCATTCCAATCACTGAAGAGCTCTGGGCACCCTATGGCGAGCTTATTGGCTCCGCTGGAACCAAGACTTCGCCAATCACAAACACCTACCCCGCAGACCAGGACGGGGCGCGCACGACCGTCGGCCTCTTCCGCGCAACCCCTAAGGCCGGGTTACACCGCGGCCAGCTGTTCAACGTGAGCTTCCTGGAGCGCCACATCTACACTTCCCAAGCCTTCATCCCTCTGGGCAAGGACAACCTCTCTGGGGTTGGTGAGGCGCCCCTCACTGCCGGCGGAACATTCTTGGTCGTCGTGGCAGACAACGGGCCCGACGACAGGCCGGACCCGAAGACACTCAAGGCGTTCATCATGGAGAACGGGACTGGGCTCAACTACCGCGCGGGCGTTTGGCACCACCCCGTACTGACGCTTGACGCGtgtctcgacctcgcgtgTATTGAGACACAAGTGTCGACGGGCGAGTTTGGCAAAACTTATGAGCCAGACTgcgagctcatcgagtATGACCCGCCCATTGGACAGATCAATGTCCCCACCCGACCCACCCTCTAA
- the GPP1 gene encoding uncharacterized protein (Haloacid dehalogenase-like hydrolase), whose translation MTQTTTPNTNSVTVDGLLFDMDGTLLDSTPAVLATWEQYAREFNLDLEHVLKTSHGQRTVDNMQIFCKITEPEALAREVVRFETIIVDEAQRLEDEGKQGLVVLPGVVDMLNKLNTATKPVWAIVTSATNKYASRALTTSHIQYPALVTADDVKLGKPHPEPYLAGAKKLGLDPKRCIVVEDAPTGIKSGVACGAKVLAVCTSHTREELEGLGAEWIVDDLTKVQVQLVDGGVKVTIA comes from the exons ATGACCCAGACTACCACGCCCAACACGAACTCCGTCACCGTCGACGGCCTCCTCTTCGACATGGACGGCACGTTGCTCGACTCGACGCcggccgtcctcgccacctGGGAGCAGTACGCGCGCGAgttcaacctcgacctcgagcatGTGTTGAAGA cgtCGCACGGACAGCGCACGGTCGACAACATGCAGATCTTCTGCAAGATTACTGAGCCCGAGGCCCTTGCG cgcGAGGTGGTGCGCTTCGAGACTATCATCGTGGACGAGGCGCAGAGGCtagaggacgagggcaagcagGGTCTGGTGGTGCTCCCAGGTGTGGTGGACATGCTGAACAAG ctcAACACGGCCACCAAGCCCGTGTGGGCCATCGTCACCTCGGCTACGAACAAgtacgcgtcgcgcgccctcaccaccaGCCACATTCAGTACCCTGCCCTGGTCActgccgacgacgtcaagctcggcaaACCTCACCCCGAGCCGTACCTCGCCGGCGCGAAGAAGCTGGGCCTGGACCCCAAGCGCTGcattgtcgtcgaggacgcacCTACCGGTATCAAGAGTGGTGTGGCATGTGGTGCCAAGGTGCTCGCTGTGTGCACGTCGCACACGCgtgaggagcttgaggggctcggcgccgagtgGATCGTGGACGACCTGACAAAGGTCCAGGTCCAGCtggtcgacggcggcgtcaaggTCACAATTGCGTAA
- a CDS encoding uncharacterized protein (DnaJ molecular chaperone homology domain) produces the protein MSTLPQYYNILNIDSTATAEEIRTAYRRESLKTHPDRLSPKAPADERRRYTERFQAVADAYYVLSDPVRRAEYDALFRTRPASAFTDAGADEDEQDRASKNFFEEFARYFKNATGNTADADGADSGVGSEPGTPPRRARPDPNGVFGDVFEELLEPEVANVHRRWSFVGGAAGAAMGYIVANIPGAVAGAFAGNRLGAIRDAKGKSVAQVFSTLPGAQKAQILRALAVKVLGSMQ, from the exons ATGAGCACACTTCCGCAG taCTACAACATCCTC AACATCGACTCCACAGCTACGGC TGAGGAGATCCGCACAGCGTACCGTCGCGAATCACTCAAGACCCACCCCGACCGCCTCTCACCAAAGGCGCcagccgacgagcgccgccgctaCACTGAGCGTTTC CAAGCAGTCGCGGACGCATACTATGTTCTCTCGGACCCCGTCCGGCGGGCGGAATACGACGCGCTCTTCCGCACGCGCCCCGCGTCCGCGTTCACGGACGCAGgagccgacgaggacgagcaggACCGCGCTAGCAAGAACTTCTTCGAGGAGTTTGCGCGATACTTCAAGAACGCTACTGGCAACACGGCTGATGCGGACGGTGCGGACTCGGGAGTAGGGTCGGAGCCTGGTACGCCGCCACGCCGTGCAAGGCCGGATCCGAACGGCGTGTTCGGTGACGTGTTTGAGGAACtcctcgagcccgaggtAGCTAATGTACACCGTCGCTGGTCCTTTGTTGGCGGTGCGGCGGGCGCCGCCATGGGATATATCGTTGCTAATATTCCCGGTGCTGTTGCTGGCG cctTCGCGGGTAACCGCCTGGGCGCGATTCGCGacgccaagggcaagagcGTCGCGCAGGTATTCTCGACGCTGCCGGGCGCACAGAAGGCGCAG atcCTGCGCGCCCTTGCCGTCAAGGTACTCGGCAGCATGCAGTAA